A region from the Kribbella shirazensis genome encodes:
- a CDS encoding PPOX class F420-dependent oxidoreductase, translated as MTVMTDDEWRDFVAAGTRLAHIAVVRPDGRPHVTPVCFVLDGDEVAFALSPGSVKEQSLARDQRIAVCVSDDQQPYSFVTIEGEALVSAEPDQIRQVAAGIGRRYYPSQPADDFAESFVQAGFTAVRISITNVIARSGLG; from the coding sequence ATGACAGTGATGACCGACGACGAATGGCGGGACTTTGTCGCGGCGGGTACCAGGCTCGCCCATATCGCAGTCGTACGCCCGGATGGGCGGCCTCATGTCACGCCTGTGTGTTTTGTTCTCGACGGTGACGAGGTTGCGTTCGCCTTGTCGCCCGGCAGCGTCAAGGAGCAGAGCCTCGCTCGCGATCAGCGCATCGCGGTCTGCGTCAGTGATGACCAGCAGCCCTACAGCTTCGTCACCATCGAAGGAGAGGCACTGGTGTCGGCCGAGCCGGACCAGATCAGACAGGTCGCCGCCGGCATCGGACGCCGCTACTACCCCTCCCAGCCGGCGGATGACTTCGCTGAATCGTTCGTGCAGGCGGGTTTCACCGCAGTACGCATCAGCATCACCAATGTCATCGCCCGATCCGGCCTCGGCTGA
- a CDS encoding DUF2200 domain-containing protein yields MSRIFTVSFASVYPHYVTKVEKKGRTKAELDQVIEWLTGFDAAALKQHLAAETTFEDFFADAHLNPRASSITGVVCGVRVESIDDPLMQKIRYLDKLVDELAKGKSMDKILRA; encoded by the coding sequence ATGAGCCGGATCTTCACCGTCAGTTTCGCTTCCGTGTACCCCCACTACGTGACGAAGGTCGAGAAGAAGGGGCGCACGAAGGCCGAGCTCGATCAGGTGATCGAGTGGCTGACCGGATTCGACGCCGCCGCGTTGAAGCAGCATCTCGCCGCAGAGACGACGTTCGAGGACTTCTTCGCCGATGCGCACCTCAATCCGCGGGCGTCGTCGATCACCGGTGTCGTCTGCGGCGTGCGTGTCGAGAGCATCGACGACCCGCTGATGCAGAAGATCCGTTACCTGGACAAGCTCGTCGACGAACTCGCCAAGGGCAAGTCGATGGACAAGATCCTGCGCGCGTAG
- a CDS encoding CBS domain-containing protein → MAEPVVGAVMIRSPVTVPSGAPLKQVACALLTADACAVPVLAARTPIGVISEYDILANLEFHGGIDPLPILGAGAARRRRRQARATCARELMSSPAPLIRENAPIGVAVRRLSDPARAALCVVNERLELTGLLTRRELLAIYRRTDAELAAEVRRALEPGRSRPARDRATPAVLVLGGVVTLDGELAYRSQVEHAGFAASRVAGVVAVHNNLRYDVDDLLVTGF, encoded by the coding sequence ATGGCCGAACCCGTCGTCGGGGCGGTGATGATCCGGTCGCCGGTCACCGTGCCTTCCGGCGCCCCGCTGAAGCAGGTCGCATGCGCTCTGCTCACGGCCGACGCGTGTGCCGTCCCGGTCCTCGCCGCGAGGACGCCGATCGGTGTCATCTCGGAGTACGACATCCTGGCGAACCTCGAGTTCCACGGCGGGATCGATCCGCTGCCGATCCTGGGCGCCGGTGCGGCGCGGCGGCGCAGGCGGCAGGCCCGGGCGACCTGTGCGCGTGAGCTGATGAGTTCGCCGGCGCCGCTGATTCGTGAGAACGCGCCGATCGGTGTGGCGGTCCGTCGGCTGTCCGATCCCGCGCGGGCGGCGCTGTGTGTGGTGAACGAGCGGCTCGAACTGACCGGGCTGCTGACCAGGCGCGAGCTGCTCGCGATCTACCGGCGTACCGATGCCGAGCTCGCCGCCGAGGTTCGGCGCGCTTTGGAGCCGGGTCGTTCCCGGCCGGCCCGTGATCGCGCGACGCCGGCCGTTCTGGTCCTCGGTGGCGTCGTGACGCTGGACGGTGAGCTCGCGTATCGCAGCCAGGTCGAGCACGCGGGGTTCGCCGCATCCCGGGTCGCCGGCGTCGTCGCCGTACACAACAACCTCAGGTACGACGTCGACGACCTCCTCGTCACCGGCTTCTAA
- a CDS encoding universal stress protein — MTGVIVCGVDGSAAGQRAVEWAYDEARRRSCRLRAVTVWSWDGPEYGQLIGGPEEARQRAVDIQDEVLAKVVGDSREPEVEKVVVDGRPSDQLCQAARDADLLVVGSHGHGAFHDALVGSTSVHVIRHAPCPVVLLPDQSRRAGKPKAAKSRRVHSPEGGLPMF, encoded by the coding sequence GTGACTGGCGTGATCGTGTGTGGTGTGGACGGATCGGCCGCCGGACAGCGTGCGGTCGAGTGGGCGTACGACGAGGCGCGGCGCCGGTCGTGCCGGCTGCGTGCAGTCACCGTCTGGTCGTGGGACGGGCCCGAATACGGGCAGCTGATCGGCGGTCCGGAGGAGGCCCGGCAACGCGCAGTCGACATCCAGGACGAGGTCCTGGCGAAGGTCGTCGGTGACAGCCGGGAGCCGGAGGTCGAGAAGGTGGTCGTGGACGGCCGACCGAGCGACCAGCTGTGCCAGGCTGCTCGGGACGCGGACCTGCTGGTCGTCGGCAGCCATGGTCACGGCGCGTTCCATGACGCTTTGGTCGGCTCGACCAGCGTGCATGTCATCCGCCACGCCCCGTGTCCAGTGGTGCTGCTACCCGACCAGAGCAGGCGTGCCGGCAAACCCAAGGCGGCGAAGTCACGCCGGGTGCACAGCCCCGAGGGCGGCCTCCCGATGTTCTGA
- a CDS encoding GTP-binding protein LepA yields the protein MTQVHQPAGQSAVPRRLSPAGLRRFVEQFAEEHPPLSLDSADLTIRNPGLVRRRYGGVFTYLSRVELEVERNVLELRALMPDATDTDRFFYEDVWSPQELQHGILLDAVQQGFGMAPPEVDLRLGAKMRVAGLLSQLPGMPGVIRLLYYLTGAATERSAVIAYSRLIEGLAELGEHAIAETVIAPIRRQEPGHFAFYRLSAEALVHQEGLRDWQLHLARILRRRTFSLVGTNNRQQRADFGDVARALDFDRDLLEIAKQVSLVERELLWARQQGLQVPDYILAALKDAIALSIARTDT from the coding sequence ATGACCCAAGTGCACCAGCCCGCCGGGCAGAGCGCCGTACCCAGGCGGCTGTCCCCAGCCGGACTCCGCCGCTTCGTCGAGCAGTTCGCCGAGGAACATCCGCCGCTGTCGCTCGATTCCGCCGATCTGACGATCAGGAATCCTGGTCTCGTCCGCCGGCGGTACGGCGGGGTGTTCACCTACCTGAGCCGCGTCGAGCTCGAGGTCGAGCGGAACGTGCTCGAGCTACGTGCCCTGATGCCCGACGCCACCGACACGGACAGGTTCTTCTACGAGGATGTGTGGTCGCCGCAGGAGTTGCAGCACGGCATCCTTCTCGACGCGGTCCAGCAAGGGTTCGGGATGGCGCCGCCGGAGGTCGATCTGCGGCTCGGGGCGAAGATGCGGGTGGCCGGACTGCTCTCCCAGCTACCCGGCATGCCCGGCGTCATCCGGCTGCTCTACTACCTGACCGGCGCGGCCACCGAGCGGTCGGCCGTGATCGCGTACTCGCGTCTGATCGAAGGACTCGCCGAGCTCGGTGAGCACGCCATCGCGGAAACCGTCATCGCGCCGATCAGACGCCAGGAGCCCGGACACTTCGCGTTCTACCGCTTGTCCGCCGAGGCCCTCGTCCACCAGGAAGGTCTGCGCGACTGGCAACTCCACCTCGCACGGATCCTGCGCCGCCGAACCTTCTCGCTCGTCGGCACCAACAACCGTCAGCAGCGAGCGGACTTCGGCGACGTCGCCCGCGCACTCGACTTCGACCGCGACCTGCTCGAGATCGCCAAACAGGTGAGCCTGGTGGAACGCGAGCTCCTGTGGGCCCGGCAGCAAGGTTTGCAAGTGCCTGACTACATCCTCGCCGCCCTCAAGGACGCGATCGCCCTGTCCATCGCCCGTACCGACACCTGA
- a CDS encoding macrolide family glycosyltransferase gives MSTISFLNIAMHGRVNPTLPIVAELVRRGHTVSYHTSPAFGPEVEAAGATVRLYVGGDQPLPDPPTPLSLLDGLASTAVRVLPTVLAELRDLQPDLIVHDSACPWGAVAARELGVPAVSSFTTFAFNRQIPSPTRMSKDLLLVAAAQPGNVRGYLRARRELRRRFDVGAVPLVDLGNIRQPLNLVYTSSAFQPGAGEFDRSYRFVGPSIGARPADASFPLDWLRDPVLYVSLGTVFKADPRLLRSLAIALSPLGGTVVVATGQTDPSALAPLPANVLVRQSVPQPDVLARASLFVTHGGMNSVNEALYAGVPMLVVPQGADQPMVAGRVAELGAGLSIRTEEVGAGSVKPLARQLLDDPRFRTAARTLRAAQREAGGYRRAADELEISLEAAGSLDRPARVDPTQRG, from the coding sequence ATGAGCACGATCTCGTTCCTCAACATCGCCATGCACGGACGCGTCAACCCGACGCTGCCGATCGTCGCCGAGCTCGTCCGCCGCGGCCACACGGTCAGCTATCACACCTCGCCCGCGTTCGGGCCCGAGGTCGAGGCCGCCGGCGCGACGGTCCGCTTGTACGTCGGCGGGGATCAGCCGCTGCCCGATCCGCCGACGCCGCTGTCGTTGCTGGACGGGCTCGCGAGCACCGCCGTACGCGTGCTGCCGACCGTACTCGCGGAGCTGCGCGACCTCCAGCCGGACCTGATCGTCCACGACTCCGCCTGTCCGTGGGGTGCGGTGGCCGCTCGCGAGCTCGGGGTGCCGGCGGTGTCGTCGTTCACGACGTTCGCGTTCAACCGGCAGATCCCGAGTCCCACACGGATGTCGAAGGACTTGCTGCTGGTTGCGGCGGCGCAGCCCGGAAACGTCAGGGGCTACCTTCGAGCCCGCAGGGAACTGCGCCGCCGCTTCGATGTCGGGGCAGTGCCACTGGTTGACCTCGGCAACATTCGTCAACCGCTCAATCTCGTGTACACGTCGTCGGCGTTCCAGCCCGGCGCCGGCGAGTTCGATCGGTCCTACCGGTTCGTCGGCCCGAGCATCGGCGCACGTCCGGCCGACGCGTCGTTCCCGCTCGACTGGCTGCGCGACCCGGTGCTGTACGTCTCGCTCGGCACGGTGTTCAAAGCGGATCCACGCTTGCTGCGCAGCTTGGCGATTGCCCTCAGTCCGCTCGGCGGCACTGTGGTCGTGGCGACCGGACAGACCGATCCGTCAGCGCTGGCTCCGTTGCCGGCCAACGTTCTGGTGCGCCAGTCGGTGCCTCAACCGGACGTGCTGGCGCGTGCGTCGCTGTTCGTGACCCATGGCGGGATGAACAGTGTCAACGAGGCCCTGTACGCCGGTGTCCCGATGCTCGTCGTTCCGCAGGGCGCCGATCAGCCGATGGTGGCAGGTCGCGTCGCCGAGCTCGGAGCCGGACTGTCCATCCGTACCGAGGAGGTCGGCGCGGGATCCGTAAAACCGCTCGCACGGCAGCTCCTCGACGACCCGCGGTTCCGTACGGCGGCCCGCACGCTGCGGGCTGCCCAGCGTGAAGCAGGCGGGTATCGACGTGCCGCCGATGAGCTGGAGATCTCGTTGGAGGCTGCCGGCTCGCTCGATCGACCGGCTCGCGTTGATCCGACACAGCGAGGCTGA
- a CDS encoding patatin-like phospholipase family protein translates to MTCLGLDELPRPVAAVLGGGGVLGAAHVGVGYALERRGFVPDLIVGTSVGALTGAIAAAHPKSAAAWLDDVWTHLRRREVFPFGYLSSRASLFSDRGLRRLIARAELPTRIEELAVPFTAVAMDLATGAEVRLDRGDLESALLASSAIPGALPPVVREGRTLVDGGLIAYVPVRAAEAAGAASVLVLSTGPASWPLPPITPRQRAGAIASRAAVLQVHHQIESDLRDVSQRVPTVVLPTGVDKWPAPWDFGHSQRLISTASVTAERFLDRLRIAGAGLYRAEARATSHDAHVEERVNR, encoded by the coding sequence ATGACGTGTCTTGGCCTGGACGAACTCCCGCGTCCGGTGGCCGCGGTCCTGGGCGGCGGTGGAGTGCTGGGCGCGGCACATGTCGGAGTCGGGTACGCGCTGGAACGCCGTGGTTTCGTCCCGGATCTGATCGTCGGTACGTCGGTCGGCGCGCTGACCGGGGCCATCGCTGCCGCCCATCCGAAGTCGGCTGCTGCGTGGCTGGACGACGTGTGGACCCACCTGCGCCGTCGTGAGGTGTTTCCGTTCGGCTACCTGTCCTCGCGAGCGAGTCTCTTCTCCGATCGGGGCCTGCGCCGGCTGATCGCGCGAGCCGAGCTGCCGACGCGGATCGAGGAGCTGGCGGTCCCGTTCACCGCGGTCGCGATGGACCTGGCAACCGGTGCGGAGGTACGACTGGACCGCGGGGATCTGGAGTCCGCCCTGCTGGCGAGTTCGGCAATTCCCGGGGCCTTGCCACCCGTCGTCCGGGAGGGGCGCACGCTCGTCGACGGCGGGCTGATCGCCTATGTCCCGGTGCGGGCGGCCGAAGCGGCGGGGGCAGCGAGCGTGCTGGTGCTCTCGACCGGTCCGGCGAGTTGGCCGTTGCCGCCGATCACACCGCGCCAACGCGCCGGGGCGATCGCATCGAGGGCCGCCGTACTGCAGGTGCACCATCAGATCGAGTCCGACCTGCGCGACGTCTCCCAACGCGTGCCCACCGTCGTACTGCCGACGGGCGTCGACAAGTGGCCCGCCCCGTGGGACTTCGGTCATTCGCAGCGACTGATCAGCACCGCCTCCGTCACCGCGGAGCGCTTTCTGGACCGGCTCCGCATCGCCGGCGCGGGGCTGTATCGAGCCGAGGCGCGCGCCACGAGCCACGACGCTCACGTCGAGGAGAGGGTCAACCGATGA
- a CDS encoding metalloregulator ArsR/SmtB family transcription factor, with product MHTPLYERKAEFFKTLAHPARIRVLELLSQRDHSVAEMLPDVGIEASNLSQHLAVLRRAGLVTTRKEGSNVIYSPASPEVAELLAVARRILTGLINDQIDLLENLREPVGQPAAPRPPS from the coding sequence GTGCACACGCCTCTGTACGAGCGGAAGGCGGAGTTCTTCAAGACGCTCGCTCATCCTGCGCGCATCCGCGTGCTCGAGCTGTTGAGCCAGCGGGACCACTCGGTCGCCGAGATGCTGCCCGACGTGGGGATCGAGGCGTCCAATCTGTCGCAGCACCTCGCGGTACTCCGCCGTGCCGGACTGGTCACGACCCGCAAAGAGGGTTCGAACGTCATCTACTCCCCCGCGAGCCCCGAGGTCGCCGAGCTGCTGGCGGTCGCGCGCCGCATCCTCACCGGCCTCATCAACGACCAGATCGATCTCCTCGAGAACCTCCGCGAACCAGTAGGCCAACCCGCCGCACCCCGCCCGCCGTCCTGA
- a CDS encoding NADH-quinone oxidoreductase subunit C, with protein sequence MSPDVRTYPNRRQSTVTAASLAKRATELLNRGFRLALISGHDDPDGLRVVYLFVAGQPDRRVELVLTTSRSEPRIPSLAAVSFPAGRFERELHDLFGIEVTDHPSPRRLVLHQHWPEGWFPMRRDAGEPAEYGGFGDVDVPYPFLTVDGAGVYEIPVGPIHAGLIEPGHFRFSVVGETILKLKARLWFVHKGIEKLAEGKVIADVLPLAERVSGDSAVGHALAFCVAVEEARDWAVPPETQVVRAILLELERLYNHVTDIGALCNDVGYGIANAHAQRIREQLLRLNKDVSGHRLLRGAVAPGAVRVRSLPAAGLLTAIAADVQEIVDIALGNSVVRDRMTGTAVLPPAQAHDIGTLGYVARASGLDHDARRDHPFTPRTAGVVALAHTTGDVLSRLLTRVDEIHASVALIIELLATRPPWSAETAKPSWLAAGRSSGVGLVEGWRGTIAHRVEFAPDGTVSRLKIVDPSFFNWPALPVALADTIVPDFPLANKSFNLSYAGNDL encoded by the coding sequence ATGAGCCCGGACGTCAGAACGTACCCGAACCGCCGCCAGTCGACCGTCACCGCGGCCTCTCTCGCGAAGCGCGCGACGGAACTGCTGAACAGGGGCTTCCGGCTGGCACTGATCTCCGGCCACGACGATCCCGACGGCCTCCGCGTGGTGTACCTGTTTGTTGCCGGGCAACCCGACCGCAGGGTCGAACTCGTGCTGACGACGAGCCGGTCCGAGCCGCGGATCCCCAGCTTGGCCGCGGTGTCGTTCCCGGCCGGGCGGTTCGAACGCGAGTTGCACGATCTGTTCGGGATCGAGGTCACGGATCATCCGTCGCCGCGGCGGCTGGTGCTGCACCAGCACTGGCCTGAGGGCTGGTTCCCGATGCGCCGCGACGCGGGGGAGCCGGCGGAGTACGGCGGGTTCGGCGACGTCGACGTGCCGTACCCGTTCCTGACCGTCGACGGCGCGGGGGTGTACGAGATCCCGGTCGGGCCGATCCACGCCGGGCTGATCGAGCCGGGCCATTTCCGGTTCTCCGTCGTGGGCGAGACGATCCTCAAGCTCAAGGCACGGCTGTGGTTCGTGCACAAAGGCATCGAGAAACTTGCCGAGGGCAAAGTCATCGCCGACGTGCTGCCGCTGGCCGAGCGCGTGTCGGGCGACTCGGCGGTCGGTCACGCGCTCGCGTTCTGCGTGGCGGTCGAGGAGGCCCGCGACTGGGCGGTGCCGCCGGAGACACAGGTGGTGCGGGCGATTCTGCTGGAGCTTGAACGGCTCTACAACCACGTCACCGACATCGGGGCCCTGTGCAACGACGTCGGGTACGGCATCGCGAACGCGCACGCGCAGCGCATCCGCGAACAGCTGCTACGGCTGAACAAGGACGTGAGCGGGCACCGGCTTCTCCGCGGCGCGGTCGCGCCAGGTGCCGTTCGCGTCCGTTCGCTTCCTGCGGCGGGGCTGCTCACGGCGATCGCCGCGGACGTCCAGGAGATCGTCGACATCGCGCTCGGCAACAGCGTCGTACGTGATCGGATGACCGGTACCGCCGTACTGCCGCCGGCCCAGGCGCACGACATCGGGACCCTCGGGTACGTCGCCCGCGCCAGCGGACTCGACCACGACGCCCGCCGTGACCATCCGTTCACGCCGCGGACCGCCGGGGTCGTCGCGTTGGCTCACACCACCGGGGACGTACTGTCGCGGCTGCTCACCCGCGTCGACGAGATCCACGCCTCCGTCGCGTTGATCATCGAACTGCTGGCCACCCGGCCGCCCTGGAGCGCCGAGACCGCCAAGCCCAGCTGGCTCGCAGCCGGCCGGTCGTCCGGCGTCGGCCTGGTCGAGGGCTGGCGCGGCACCATCGCCCACCGCGTCGAGTTCGCTCCGGACGGCACGGTCTCGCGGCTGAAGATCGTCGACCCGTCGTTCTTCAACTGGCCGGCGCTCCCGGTCGCGCTCGCCGACACGATCGTCCCGGACTTCCCCTTGGCCAACAAGAGCTTCAACCTCTCCTACGCAGGCAACGACCTCTGA